Part of the Manis javanica isolate MJ-LG chromosome 9, MJ_LKY, whole genome shotgun sequence genome, GCGAAGTGCAGAGACTCGCAAGCCCAGTTGGATGACCGCGGTTTCGGCGCCCCCTGGCGGGCCTACTCGGAATATTGGAGGGACGATGCCAGGACGCCAGCGCGGTGAACCCCCGCCTTcggccacccctccccaccccgcccCTTTCCGCCCCCCGACAGAGAAGTGATTTCGACTAAGGTCCTTGTCCAGAACCTGACCTTTATCTTGCCACCCACTTCCTCACTTTCTCGGAGACGGTCAACATTGTTACCACCATCAAGGCACTCCCAAAAGAAACACTAAGTATATGAATGAGTAATGGGAcgataaaaatcattttaaaataactttaaaatagaaCAGCTTAGAGATAAAAACTATTTATATTATTTCCAATTCCTATTGTGTCCCAACAAGGCTCACACAAGGGCTGTCCTCCCGATAGTTCCTGAGTTCTCTATTTTCACCATTAAATTCCATGATAAAGTTGGAAATCCATTCACCATCTGTAATACATATTGATGAATTTAATAAAATTGCATGGACTACCTCTTTTCATTCCTGTATCCCAGTATTAAGTACAGTGCCTACCATGGGCCAGGTTCTCAATACTTGAATGAATGACACAAAAATAGCCGAGACCAGCAAGTTTTTTCTGGGTAGGCTTGTCAGAATTTCTGTACTTGCTGGGGTCACCATGAAATCCATGGTCTTCAGCTTTGCATTTTCAGCAACGTAGCTTTATCAAGTTATCCTCAGGTGAGTAGTGAGACCCTTGGGAGCTGATTCATGGCAGGGTGGCTTTGTTATGTGTCCCTTGACTAGGCTACGTTTCCCAGAACTCCCTTCCCCGTATGATTCCGGCTGGAATGGGCCACAAGAGACATTCTGCGTCATAACTGGAGGGCAGAAGTGAAGCAGCAGCACATTGTTTTTACACTTGGAAGATTGGTGCAGGGGCACCAGGCACTGTTGCAGGTCACACATGTTGTCACTTATCTGCTGGCTCACCTCGTTGGTGTGGGGCAGCAGTCAGGCCTGCAGCCAGGCCTGCAGCTGCTCCACCTTCCCCGGGATCTTCTCTAATTCCTGGGCCAGATGCATATTTAACTCTGTGATGAAGGGCACCAGCTTCTTCTACAGGACACCCACATCATCGAAGTTGAAGGTGGTGAGAGACTGACATGGGTTCGAGGCCATCCTTGTGGGTTCCAGCTTGTGCTCTTGGGCGCCAACATATCCTCGGTCTCCCACACTTTATATCCATCTTCCCTTCCCGATTGCCTGCCCTGCAGACTTCAAGCTCCAGCATTAGATGCAAAGACAACAGCCTTACAGTGACTGTTTAACCAGCTCCCACAATTTCATTAAGTCAAATCCCTATAACAAATCccttaatacacacacacacacacacacacacacacacacatctatacatatacatatacatacatatatatatatatatatataatcttatagtGGTGCTGCTTTTCTGATTGTACCCTAATACACATAGGAACCAGATCTTATCATGGATCAGAATGCCAATCAGTTTCACTTAGGACATCACAGAATACTTGGGTTGCGTAGATGGATCCTGGGGGGAGCAAAACAATATGAGAAAATTAACCAGTCTTGACTTTAACTGAAGTAGGTAggacaaggagaaagaaaagacaggggAAGTGGCAGAGGGCTCTATTGAACTAATGGTTAGGAAGTGGCCAATCTACATATGAATTACCTAAAGCTGCAGAGCTAGGACTAGCATAAGGCAAGGGAGGCACATAGGCTACAAGATTTAAGGATGCACCTACTCAGTCCAGGCCCTATAAAGATAGCTAAGTAATGAATCACAAGTCTTAATCTTTTTAGTACTTTAAGAAGAACTGGGATGTGAGGGCTGGGCCACGACCGGCCCTTTGGGAGGATCTGAAGCAAGAACTCAGACTTAGCAGACAGGGGCTGAGAGCAGAAACCAAGCACAAGGGTCATCAAGGGGCAGAGGACACAAGTTGTCAGCAAAGATGAGCAGGCTAACAGCTTTACTTCTGCAGGCTACTttggctgaggaggaggagggagggtaaCAAGCAAAATGGACAGCAACCAGTAAAGAAGGATGCTCTTTAGGATTTGAGGAATCCTAACACAGGGCCAGAGGTCTGGGAAGAACCCATTCTCTGGATGCACAGGTGTTCTGACAAGGTGACCCCATCCACCCCATCCCCATCCTTGGCCCTCCCTAAACCATGCTACAGGCAGCAGTATAAAGAATTGCTTAGAGTAATCCACCTTGTTTTTTTTCAAGGTCACTGGAAAATTCTATTACTATATTATTATACATTATTGAATACAAGATTACAGTTTACAATTTAGTGACTGATTAAAGAAAAGGTTTTTACAATCTGGGTTTGATTCTAAGCTCTGTCCATACTAGCCGTGTGACagtggacaagttacttaatatctttaagtctgttttcccatctgtgaaaatGGGCAAAATCAATGTCCTCCTATAAAaactgttttgaggattaaatagtCAATAGGAGGAACTCAATAAACAGCAGATCCTCATTTATTCACATTACATTTTCAATTGCTGTCTCCCTGAGAAAATGACTAGACACACTGCCAGGTCTCATCCAGAAgccatttaaaatcatttatgaAGATGGCTTGTTTAGACTATTCTGTTGGGGCTTTAATTacgtcccctcccccacccctaacGTCCACACTTATCACATTCAAGCTCCTTGGGATTGGACCAGTTGGAGCAGATACACCAcatttctattctttctcttccttttctgcttACTTCCTCTATAAGCTCAAAGTTCTGATCAGAGTACTGCTTGTCTGGTTTGGTGGTAGGTTTTCCCAGTTCCTATTGACTCCTACATAAGCCTCTGGATCTATGGTCCAGCCTCTGAGTAGATCAGTGTTCTCTCATAAAGCCGGTCTGTAAATATCACCTTGAATCCTATAGTCTGCAGAAGCCTCCAGTCTACTGCTTTCTAGCTCCAGGTTTTTTAAGGTCCTTGGACCTAGAGAAGAGGGAGCAGGTCTATATGTTGAATGAGGTTCACTATGTGCAAAATGGAGCATCACAAAACGATTTCCTACTATTCTGTGTCCCCCATCCACTTTCCCATAATTATCCCTTATCTCTCTTCTGTAATGTTCCATTACAAAAAACAAAGCACATCATTACCTTTTTAGTTAATATGTAATGATTTTACACATAGGAAAATTGTTGCCCCAGTTAGATGACATGTTCCCTGAAGGTAGGAATCCTTTGTCTCCAGAAGCCTTCCAGGCTCACTGTATTCAAACCACTGAATCTCTCACTGCAGTGTACCCAGTAGAGGCTCAATTAGTACCACTGTAATTGCCCAAACACAAATGCAAGTTTCTGGCCTGCAGAAAACTAGTTTGTAGGCACAAAGGAATTCAGATGCTTAGGCTAACAGTTAATGTTGCCTATGCCTTAGGCTCTATGCAGAGCACGTCATCATTCTGCAGGAGATGGCATTCCCGTTCTTCTCCCAATATCTGAGTGCTTATGGGCACCTCTCCTTTGTCCTACTGCCAGACCTGCAGGGACAATTCTGTCCAATAGCTGAAACTGTTAATAACCTCAAAAGGCTCAGGAAAAGCTCAAGAAACACACCCTAACCCCTTGCACAAAGGATAATGCAGGAGGCGCAGCACTAGCCCAGGATCACAGTTGTGTACAGTCCCAGATCATAGCAATATCTCAGCACCAAGATTTCCTGCCCACCCATGACTTCCCAGCCCACCTGGTCATCTCCTGGAGACATCAAAGGCCTTCAAGACCCCAAATGATGCTTCTCTAAGTAAGAGTTTATGTCTGACTCCTGCTGGACTTTCTTAGGGGAATAGGGATCAGGCATTCCTACCCTTTTTTTTTCAAACCTCAACACAGGACACCTGTACCCATACCCCCCACCTCATCCCGAGACGACAGAGGTCCTGACCTGCACCTCAGGAGAAATCTCTAGGGTCCTATACACACCCCCTCATTGATCATGATGAGCGCAGTGGTGTGGGTCTTCACCTCCCACTGCACCACGCCAACTTGCTGGTTGTACTTTCAAAACTCTGACCAGCACctaccccatccccacccctcactGTGCGGGGCCCACCTTGGCAACCAGACTGCTGTGTCCCGGAGGCGGGTTCCACCCAGGCTGAAAATCTCCGTGATCTGGAGAAGAATTAACATCATGCATCAACATGGCCTGTGGGGCTAAGCAgggtcagagcagggtgaggtgTCCCCCAGCACTGACCACAGGCGTGCCagtccctcctgcctcctcctctgggGCTGAATCGGAGGCAGAGTCATCCTTGCTCTCTTCCTTGTCCTCCTCAGGGTCAGGTGGCTCTTGCTTCACAGGTGGCAGGCCTGGGTCTACTGCCTGGAAGAGGTGGGAAATGGGCAGCAGTCAGAAGGGATGGCTGGCCTAGAAAAGAGCCTTTATCAGCCAGCCTGTCACTGTGCTGCCAAGTCCCACTTCTATCACATGTCAGCTCAGAAAAACCATCTCTCTGCCTATAAACCTTTCCTATTCctcatagatttccattttttctgttaGTTGGGCAAGTAAACCCTGCTGCAAGCAAGGCAGGTAAATCTCGTTGCCTGGGAGGTGAGGCATCTGACAGACAGGAAGCATAATTCTGTGGACAGGCTGCAATCAGCACACCTACTGTTCTGCTCAAGAACCACAGTCATGGCTCACCATCACTCATAGACCACCCATCGTTGACCCCCACCTTGCTGGGGCAGCCAGGCAGCAATACAGGAGAAGTCAGGCTGGCTGTGCCCGGTGTCCAGTCATCCTGGGCATCCGCCTTCTCTTGCTTCACCTGAGGTAAGGCCACAACCCAAGTCAGGCCAGGGCACTGCGCCTCCTGTGTGAAGGAGGATTGCAGCAGACTTGGTCCGAGCTTCTAGGCATGAGACTGGGTTGGGAGAGGCAGAATAAGATGGGGCCCTCACCTGCAGCAGGGCTTCTGTGGAAGCTGGCGCAGGGCCAGGCACCTGCACGGGACTGCTTGCACCTTCCCGTAAAAACACAAGGTCAGTGCCAGGTGGGGGCAGCACAAAGCCACTGTCTGTTTCCTGCTTCACTGGAGTCTGAGCATGGTCTGGCAGGACTGTGGGTGTGGCCAAGGGGGCCTTCAGGGTCTGGCCCAGACGGAGCCGATGAGTAGAGCCAGGCCTCTTTCGATGAGGGCAAGGTGGGGGCggccctgccccttcctcagACCCTGCCTGGACACTTGGCAGCAGCCGCTTCTGTGAGAAAAGATGGGGCTTTATGGCCACCTGGTGCCATGACCAACCACTCTATGCTGCCCTGATCAATGTGCCTACAAATCTCCCATTAGTCCTAGCAGAGAATCTACTTACATGTGAGGCCCTCATCACTGAGTCTGTCAGTCTCCTGTTAGCAATGCCAGTGCCACCCAAATTCTTCATTTACCCCAGTGCAATGTCTGTTAATCTGTGGCCAAACCCAATGCCCCACCCACCCCATATCAGGACTGCCCACCACTTCCAGGCACTGGGAGGCTGGCCCAACTTATCCCACTCACAttcccctcctgccccactcacCATGGCAAACTGCAGGCACTGGCGCCAACGACACTTCTGGCGCTTCTGGTTGCTGCCCCCAAATTTGGGCTTGTCACAGCAGAAGTCGCAGTGGCCACAGTCCATCCGCCGTAGGCAGGCTGCACAGGCCCCACACTTGCGGTTCTGTCGGCGATTCGTGTAAGGCTGCTGGGCAACAGGGGGTATAGGGAGCGGTCACTGGAACTATTATAGTGCTCTTCCTTTGGCTCCTCCACTAGCCCCATTGCAGGGAACTGGCTGCATACCAGTCAGCCTGACTGCCCCCAGTCACACCTCAGTGTCTGCTAGTCCAACATCAGGCACTATCATTTTACTAGATGTATACCATTAGGATATCATTAGGATTGTAGCTGCTCCAACACAATATCCACCACTCTATCTGCTAGTCTCCCACTAGCTACCAAGACAATGTCTTTGACCCCCACCTCTAGCAGGATTTTGCTAATCTTCTATTACCTCCCATCACTGCATCTATGTCTCCTTATTCTATGTGAACTCCAGTCACTGTGCCCGCTTTTCCTCTATTAGCCCCACAGAAGTATTCATTCATGTGACTTTAGGTACTTCCACTGCACCTGTTGATCCCATATTAGCCTTTCCCCCATTGTCTGCTCATCTCATACTAGTACTTGTTACTGTGCCTTGCTGTTCCCCTATTAGGCCcattgcagaatttatttctttggGGTCAACCAAGTGCTCTGGGACAGTCTATAATCGTCCAGGTAGGGTAGGGCCACTCACTAGCTCGTCCTCGTCTACACAGTAATAGATGAACTCGGCAGGTGGCGAGGGGGCCAGGGCTCTGGGGTGCTGCAGAGGCAAATGGGGGTGGGGTCAGGGCAGGTACTGGGTAAGGTTAGGGTTGTGCCTTCCCCCTGCCCACCAGGGACTCACCAGCTCTGGTGACTCTGGAGGCTGCGATGGAGGAATCGGAGGTGGGGGCTGGGTTTGGGGAAGCTGCCTGGCAGTCATCTTGGTGTCACAGCCTCCCCTGTGGTGGCCACGTTTACCCTGGGAGACAGCCGAAAGGGTAATTTACGCTTGGTGGCACCAGAGCTCCCCCGTCACTCCCAGAGAGTGCAGAAAGCATGCATGAGACAGGCAGGCAGAGTGTGGGATAGGGCACTCACAGCGGGGGGAGCCACAGGTAGGGGAGGGTGTCGTTGACATCGCTGATGGTGGCGACGAAGCCGGTGGGCAAGGTGCTGGCAGATAGGGGCAGGTACGTAGGCCAGGAAGGTGAGCATGGTGTTGGGGAGAAAAGAAGACATGAGCTGGGCAAGGCCAGGTTGGGAGGAACCAGCAGCCACAGCAACTTTGACAGCAGAATgacctctgccccagccctggctATGCCAGAACTGGCCCCTTCAGCCTGACTCACCCTTAGGCAGCGCCGCTGGATACACTTCCACTGGCGCCTGAGACCAGGGCGTGGAGGGCGAAGGCAGACTCGGCAACGGCCACAGTCCTCTCGGGTCTGACAGCCCCGGCATACTCCACACCCTCGGCTCTGTTGGGGAGCCGGAGGTGTGATGCATGGAGACAGGGCTAAGAGGATCAGGGGGCCAGAGTGAGCCTTGGGACCACCCCACCTGCCTGACTCACCCTTTCCACAATCCGGAGGCACCGTCTCCTCTCACACTTGCAGAACAGCCCCGAGGCCACATCATGGGGCAGCTGCAGAAGGCAGGTGGAACAGGCCCCGCAGTCCGCAGTTACCAGGCAGGCTGTACACTCCCCGCAGCCCACACGCTGCCAGAAGTGGATGGGGCAAGATGAGATCCAGGCAGAGTGGCTCCAGGAGTACTGCCACTCACACGTCTGCTGACCCCACATTAGTCCCCATCACTACGTCTGCTAGTCCCTCATTTGTCTCATCAATGTATCTGATTATTGATTAGCCACCATCGCTGAGGCCATCACAGATGTCTACTGACCCCCGTTGACCTCATCACTGTATCTCCTGATACCCCATTAACTCCCATTACTGTCTGCTGACCACAGCTGGCTCCCTACAAGACGACTGACACCCTATGGATCCATCACTGTTTCTTTAGACCTTCCACCAGACCCCACCACATCCTGTTTCCACTGCACACTTGTGTGGAGGAGGCAGGTCATGCTTACCTTAAACATCCTCTGCTCCCGGTTGAAAGCAATTCGCTGTGCTgcgaggagggagagagagaaaaagagaagtggAAAGAGAGCATCAGATACTGGACCTCATTCACTGCCTCTGCCCTGACATCCACCATTCAACCTTCAGCCAAACACTAGTGTCCTAGCCTGACTCCAGGCCTGCTCCAGCTCCTATCTCCCAGTGCCCCATCGGCCACTGACCTCGGCAGTCCTTGCAAAGTGTCTTGAGCCGCTGCCTTTGGGTACCATCCCCTGAGAAGCTGATTCCACAATTTTCACAGCACCTGTGATGGGAAACATGGGTGTGGGGCCCTGAGTGCTCCCCCAACCACTTGGCTTACTTCAGGACAATACTCACCCAGGTGCAGGGAGTGAAGCTGGGGCTGTGTCAGCATCAGCCTTGGTTTCATCCTTTGGGGCCTCCTTCCTGATCTCACCCCTCTGGGATCCAACCTGACGTTTCCGAGACTTGGCTGGCCTTGAAGCCTTCTTACGCTTCTTGCTGGGGATGGCCAAGGAACTGGTCTGAAGATGAGAGTAATGGCAGGAAGAATATAGGTCAGTGGGTGAGGGTTAGGTGGCTCAGCTATCCCTGCCTGGGTACCCCATACTGTGTAGTACCTTGGGAGCTGGATAGCACAAGATGCCTTGTTTGAAGTCGAAGAGGGTGAGGTCGCACGCAGGGCCGAGGTATCGGGTCAGCTCAACTTTGCTTCGGATCCTATCTCCtgtggggctgagggtgggccAGGATGGGTTGGTACCCAGGTGGAACCACTGCCACTCCACCCACAGAATCCACCTACTGGGCTGGTGACCAggcctgcagggctggggagatACAGGAGGCACCCTGGGACTGGCCTGTGAGCCCTGATCAGGCCTTAGCCCAACTAACCCTGAGTTGTAAGAATATAAGAGGTGTATAAATAGCAGCACGCATGCAAACATTAGTAAATAATCCAAACATAAAGGGGTATGCACATATTTATATTACTAGTGATATtctatagaaatgaaaataagcacaaatagaaacaaatacattaaataatatataaatgtgttaCCATTACATactaaatacacaaaaaagaaaacttatataagaaccaaacatttaaaaatgtacgtATGAACAAACATGTACAAATACGTGCGTAAATTAGCAAATGCaactacatataaaataaaagtaactaATGTTGGAAGACAATACTTCACAGATCTCTTGCATTTCTGCATGTCTTGCAAGAGACATACTGATTGTTCTTTGTTATAAactatcttttcaaggatgtttgtacAGCCAACAGCCTTGGAAGATAAAAGATAGGGTTTCCTTCCAGAGCAAAAGGAAGGCATCCTTACTGTCCTAACATAAAAGATTGGATTCCTTAAGCTCAGGGTTCCTTTCCTACAACACAACCAAGAGCATATGAGGGTACTAGTTTACCCTCTTCACATCACCCTGTGGGAATTGCCACAGGGGGAGCTGGCACAAAAATAACATTCTGGATACTGCTACTGCTGTGAGTAATAAACCGTCTTTCATCTGTGACCCAAGAGTCTCATATCTCTTAACAACATCCTCACAACTGTGACATACTCACTTGTTATCTTCCCTAATTAGGATAAAGTCTGATCTTTTAGAGTTCTTGATAATTACCCCTAGTAGTTTTGGAAGTTTTATACAAGTTGTAAATATGTGAGTAAGTGTAAAACtaaacacaaataaatgcattgtatttataattttactatATGCCTCCAAAAAAACAGCAAAttaggaaaagataaattcaggaAGAGTGTAGAAATTGTAGTATCACTAATATACCCTATAACACCTTAAAGCTTTAAATGGAAGCTGTTtataaacacatttatatatttagagTCGATTCTCATTATTTGCAGTAGTTACTTTCTATAAAGTTACTCTGAACACTGAACTAATAAATACAGAACTACTGCTCCTAGTGAAACTACAGATTAGGTTCCTGAGAGCCTCTGGTCACGACATTTTTGTTAAATGATCAATATGCAACCTTGTTTTACAGGTGGTTCTCTTTAAAGATAACCTACTTAACATATTGTTCTTATAGGTAATTAAGTATATGGCCTTTGAATGGTTCAAAGCCAGGAGCTTTGGAGGCCATCTGTGTATAGGTTCCTTTGTCAATGTCCTTGTAAAGATAAGCCAGTCTCATCAACATTGAAAACCCACTCTTCTACATAGTTTTTTTCCCATATAACACTTAGAAAATACTTTACGATTCCTTGGAAGACTCTTTATCTGAATGACCTGCTTGTATgcaaatttaacatttttcacaATATAACACCTTTTGAAATGTGTGAGCCAGCCAGCACTAGTTGAGATAAGCTTAACTTTTTCCTAACTTTGGGTAATACAATCATCAATGTCTTGGCTTTCAGCCTCATAAGCTGTCCACTACACTTTATTGGTCATCACTTCATGAACCCACAAATTTAGTCATTTTTCTACCCTTTTCTTAGTTTCCTCACATACTATAGATGTTACTTTAGTACTTTTCAGGGCAGCCTCATGTACAAATTGGcaaatttcctcttatttttctagATGTACTGCACTTTTGATTCATTAGCATTGAAATTACAGCCAACTACAATGCAACTCACACCTGAACAAAGCttatttaacatgtatttgctcCATATGGCACACCACAGACTTCTTGCACTTATAATGCTAGACAGCACTTCAGGACAATGCTTGGAGGCCACTGTAAATACCAAAATCACCAATAGAAagtacaaaaatgtgaaaaacatttgcaaaaaatgcgaaaaaaaacacaaaacactaaGTAGACTGCTAAAAGGACACTGTTTATAATACAGGAGCTGAAATAAGAAGGTCTCATTCAACCTCAGGTGGAATGGGTGTATTAGGTGACTTACACTTTTTGCAGCTCTGTACATGTCCACAACTGACAATGAAAGCACAGTGAGTAATGACTTTGGTAGCACAAATTTTAGTGAGTAGAtgaatttgcaaatatggaatCTATAAATAATGACGGTCAACTGTATCTGCATTTTAACCCCACCCACAAACTTAACCACACCCCCTGATTTCACCCTGCCTAACTCGGCTTAACCTTATCCCTGAGTTTATTCATAAAACACGCAGTACCTTTGGTAATAGGTATCTGAGCGTCCGCAGGTGGCTCCTGACTTTCGAAAGACCTCACGACGCTTccagccagggcccagggctgggcagtCCAGCCAGTCCTCAGCCATGGGGGCCACAGGAAGGAACAGCAGCCTGCCACAGGGAAGAAACAATGGGGGAAACTGAAGCTCTAGGAGTCGGCATGTGCTCCAGGCCACCCAAACTACTGTTATCTATTAATGCTCATCCAAGACCTGGGACCAGCTACAGGCAACTGGCAGATATAAGGAAGAGAAAACCCCCATTCCCACCCCATTCTTCCTTGTCCAGGGCCTAGAGGCTTGTAATTCCTCCCCTTTGACCTGGTAGCCCCATCCTCAACCCAAGAATTCTCATATCCTCGCTCTTCTATTCTTCTATTCTTCTGCACCTCAGGAGGTGAGGAGACACTCTGTCTTTGACCTGTTGGCTCCTTTCCTCCCCTGTCACTCTGAGACCTCTATACTCCCCAGCCTCAGCTGGAGAGGCCTCATTCTTCCCATCAGCCCAAGAGGCCCCCATTCCACTCATCCTCAGACCAAGATCCCTGTATTCTACCTCAGAGTTCTGACCTCCGATTCACTCCCTTCCTTGACCCAGGAGTCCCCCCAATTTCTCTTTCAGTCGTCCAACTTTTTCATTCCTACCTTGTCTGATGTCCTCGGGACCCTACTACCTCAGTGTTACTGCCTCCATTTTCTGTGTCCTCTTCCCAAAAAGCCCTCAATTCTTCATATCCTTGACCTGAACAGCCCCTCATTCATTCTGTTCCTCAATCTGAAAGCCTCCTTCCCGTTTTCCCTGTCAGTGTTCTGAGCCATAATTCCTCGCCAACCTCAGCCTCCAAACTCCCGCATTCCTCTCCTCTGCAGCTTAAAAGTTCCCTCACTACTTTCCTTCAGCACCCTCATCCTGCATTCCTCTATGCAGTCTGAGATCCTGATTTTTCCCCTCGGCATTCTGAACCCCCCATTCCTCTCCGTTCTCGTCCCAGTATCATGCCATACTTAACACCGTTCTGACATccctatttctcctcctccatgtgagtcccccacccctcccttccagCACCCCAACGCCATTTCTCCCCGTCATTAGCCTGAAGGCCCTCATGTCTTCCCCTTGGCCTTCTGAACCCCCGTTACTCTCTCTCTAACCTAAGATGTCTCCGTTCGGCGTTGGAACCTTCCCCTATTCCTCTCCGTCCACGTCCAGGATCCCGACACTTCCACCTGTCAGAGTTCTGAGCCCCATTCCTCTCCGCCCTTCGCCTAaacctccccattcctccccttcAATATTCCCAAGCCGCCATTCCTCCCACTCATCGGCCTGAGGGCCCTTCATTCCTCTCCGTCAGCGTTCGGAGCCTCAATTCTTCCCCATAGTCCGTCTAAGCGCACTCCACTTCCACCCCCACGACTGTCTCACCAGCTCGGCACAGGGCCGGTGGCTTGCGCTGCTCTAAGTCCGCGGACCCATGGCTAGGGTCCCGCCTGTGACTCCCG contains:
- the MBD1 gene encoding methyl-CpG-binding domain protein 1 isoform X9, with product MAEDWLDCPALGPGWKRREVFRKSGATCGRSDTYYQSPTGDRIRSKVELTRYLGPACDLTLFDFKQGILCYPAPKTSSLAIPSKKRKKASRPAKSRKRQVGSQRGEIRKEAPKDETKADADTAPASLPAPGCCENCGISFSGDGTQRQRLKTLCKDCRAQRIAFNREQRMFKRVGCGECTACLVTADCGACSTCLLQLPHDVASGLFCKCERRRCLRIVERSRGCGVCRGCQTREDCGRCRVCLRPPRPGLRRQWKCIQRRCLRHLAHRLRRHHQRCQRHPPLPVAPPAGKRGHHRGGCDTKMTARQLPQTQPPPPIPPSQPPESPELHPRALAPSPPAEFIYYCVDEDELQPYTNRRQNRKCGACAACLRRMDCGHCDFCCDKPKFGGSNQKRQKCRWRQCLQFAMKRLLPSVQAGSEEGAGPPPPCPHRKRPGSTHRLRLGQTLKAPLATPTVLPDHAQTPVKQETDSGFVLPPPGTDLVFLREGASSPVQVPGPAPASTEALLQEAQCPGLTWVVALPQVKQEKADAQDDWTPGTASLTSPVLLPGCPSKAVDPGLPPVKQEPPDPEEDKEESKDDSASDSAPEEEAGGTGTPVITEIFSLGGTRLRDTAVWLPRLRKLLTVNENEYFAELQLKEEAL